Genomic segment of Malania oleifera isolate guangnan ecotype guangnan chromosome 7, ASM2987363v1, whole genome shotgun sequence:
CATCtccaacccaaaccctaaccctaactccAACTCCAACCCCAACCCACCCCTCTCCATTAAagcctcagctcgcaagctccCCATCAAACGCAAGGCTCCTTTGCCCCACCCTAACCCTAATCTTACCCCCAAGCGCGAACACGTCACCACCACCGCTAGAGGCGATGGCGACGGGGCCGCCGCCGCCGCCCACTCCAAAGCCCCGCCGTTCAAATTCCACCGCATATGGACCGAGACCGATGAAGTCCGCTTCCTTCTGGGCCTCCTCGAGTCCTCCAACGAAGGCCTTTCCTTTCCTCGAGACCTCCACGTGTTCTACACCCGATTCTCCGGCACCATGACGCAGCCGTACTCCAAGTCCCAGCTGTCTGAGAAGCTCCGCCGGCTGCGAAAGAAGTTCCGGTTGATCTCGTCGCGGCTGGCGCGCGGGTTGGATGTGGCGCACCTGTCGTCGCACGACCGGGCGTTGTATGAGCTGTCGAAGAAGCTGTGGCACCCCGAGTACTTTTCTGTATCTCCCTTTGGGGATTCGAATTGCGGAGGTGGCAACAAGAAGAGTAAGCCTGTGAATAATTTGGTTGGGGTTAAGGTTAGTTTCTCGCCCACAATTCCGCTGGCTTCTGATACAACTCAAAATCATGCTCAGAGCTTGAATGAAAACAACAGCTCAATATATTCTGATAATGATAATTATGATGATGGCTGCCGCAGCAGAGGAGGCAGCGGTGGTGGCGGAGGGGGTTGTAGTGATGGTAGTGGTGGGGGTAATGGTAATGTTAATGTGAGTGACGTGAATTTTGATAACGATGGCTGTGTTGATGTTAATGTGAGTGAGTTGAATTTGGATGCTGATCATGGTGTACGAGAGGAATTATGCTTTCCAGGTCGTTCAGATGGTGGGCTTGGGCGGGTTGCAGCAAAAGCTGTTATTGATGTGTTAGATCAGTCTCTTAAGGAGGCTAGAATGGTTCTTGTTCGTCAGGGTCTTCTTTATCCAGACCATGAGACCACTTCTGATATTTCTTCTAAACGAGAGAAGGCATTTGATTTTGAAAGGCGGTGGCGGGAGCAGCAGGTTGCAGAATTGGATGTCTTGGCTGGACGCCTGAGGTTGGTTCTTGAGAATGCCCTGCAAGGGCAGTGAATATCTGTATCTCTGTAAATGGAATTGAAATACCTCTTTGTAAATTCACTTTTATTTATTTGATATCTTCTCCTTCAGCTTCTGGTTATTTTCCTTTTAATAGTTAGCTTTTCTACCTTTCAATGCATGTTTTGTTAAATTAGTTTGGTTTGTCACATTCATTTTATCCTTAATTTATTACTCAgcacatttaaaaaataaaaataaaaattggtgAATTGCCTGTCTTTAAAAACTTACATAGCACTGCTTTATTTACAAACTTAATAAATATCATTAGAAATTATGGAACATGGTTTAATTACAAAATCTTAATCATTCTGAATGCCAATAAAACAAGAACATTCTCTAGTTAAAAGGAGGATATGATGAATGTGTGCATGTGGTTAACTGAGGCAAATGCAGGATAGTTGGTGGGATTTGCAGTTTCCTTCTATTAGTAGGggcaaaattgattttttttggtggggggggggggggggggggggggggagggcaAAGGAAACTTCAAAGCTGTTTGTGGTATTAGCAATATCCTGCCCTAAGTCTGCTCTGCTCCATTTAACATACAATCCTGATCCACCTATGCCTGTATATGCATTCTTACATTGCCGGCAGTGGATGGGTAAGTTTGTTATCCAAGGAAACTTCAAAGCTGTTTGTGGTATTAGCAATATCCTGCCCTAAGTCTGCTCTGCTCCATTTAACATACAATCCTGATCCACCTATGCCTGTATATGCATTCTTACATTGCCATGTGTGCTTAGCTTTACTAAAATACTCCTATATATTTACATTACATGAAGACATTTGTGCCCCCTGTTTGTCTAGGGGTGTGGAATTTTAATGACAAAATTAACcttcaagaaaaaaataaatcaatccaTATCCAGGCTCACAGCCTAACATTGAAATGGAAACCCTATGTGCCACTTTTCTTTTCCTCCAT
This window contains:
- the LOC131160787 gene encoding probable transcription factor At3g04930, translating into MDSTPIPISNPNPNPNSNSNPNPPLSIKASARKLPIKRKAPLPHPNPNLTPKREHVTTTARGDGDGAAAAAHSKAPPFKFHRIWTETDEVRFLLGLLESSNEGLSFPRDLHVFYTRFSGTMTQPYSKSQLSEKLRRLRKKFRLISSRLARGLDVAHLSSHDRALYELSKKLWHPEYFSVSPFGDSNCGGGNKKSKPVNNLVGVKVSFSPTIPLASDTTQNHAQSLNENNSSIYSDNDNYDDGCRSRGGSGGGGGGCSDGSGGGNGNVNVSDVNFDNDGCVDVNVSELNLDADHGVREELCFPGRSDGGLGRVAAKAVIDVLDQSLKEARMVLVRQGLLYPDHETTSDISSKREKAFDFERRWREQQVAELDVLAGRLRLVLENALQGQ